The segment TCTCAGACGTGCATTTAATgtaaatcaaacaaaacaaaagtttttgcaacacttTTATCTTACTATGACCATTTATGGATAGAAAATACATCAGCTAGAAGTTGTGTTGTGCATAATTGCTTGGGTGCCCTCACAACTAGGACAGCAGCTCAATAGAGTAGTCTACAGGGCTGTATATTGGTAGATTAAGATGGTGGTTGTGTGTCTATCTTCAATAACTGGGGAGGATAAAACTTTGCAACACCATAATTCAAACACAACCACCACTACATGTGAGACTAcacaccaccaccaaactATTCACACGAGGCCAATTCCAAATAACAACGTCTTAACCATCAGTTAAGCCGATTGATCTTCATGAGATCCTAAGTGCACAGTTGcaaattaaagaaaataTACTCTGAACGGAATCTACATCGAAACACAGCCATACTACACTAAAAGTATTTCCTTAACTGAAATCTATCCACCAACATTTGAGCAACAAACACCAAAAACAACCGAATAATAGTTAGGAACGAATCAAACCAGATGTACTTTTTGCAAAGGGAATTCAGATCCACTCTTGTCTCTGATTGGACTTGAAGTACCCCGACACAAATAAGAAACCGACGCTGAGTTTTCACACAATGCTCGGATTCTCTTTATTCGAAATGCTTTTTGACCCGCTTGCACGACAAAGGTATATTACACAGATTCAGTACACTTTTTCCATTCTTtgttaaattgaatttgttacacaatttttcaaacaagaaaaagaaaaaactttttttaaACCAACGTGCATTTAGTGAATTTCACTTAATGCCAATTTTTAACCAACATACATATAAAACTGGGTTTAAAAGACAATAAGGAGCAAAAAACAACTGAGAACAAAACAATTAGAGAGAATGATAATAAGTCATTCTGCATTTCCCTTATATTAACAATCCCTAATAAGTAAAAACACTTTTTTTAACCACCACAAACGaaaatataaacaattttgctttgttttcTATTATCAAAGCAAATAAAAGACAAAAGTGAAACCttgttttttttatatataaagaCGTCTGGAACAACACTACGCATATgaaactttttcttttgatttcctttcaaaaactttaaacgacaagatcaaaagcaaaaaagaATCAATACAATCACCCACATTCTTGTGTATTtcagttttttttttttcaaggTCAACATTTGCAGAAAGAGAGTTCAGTGAAAACCGGAACTAATTAGCCACACTCTCCACAAATTCTCCCATCAGATTCAAGAAGAACGCCACCAGTTCAACCCATCAACTTTAACGCTGTAAAATTTATAACCCTACATTTGGAGAAGAATCACTTTACTTTGTTCCCCAAAAAATTGCATTTAGgattattttgttgaaaccaTACACAATAATTTCgattacaattttttaaaacGAAGCTTTGaataaagaaattttaACCTATTCAAAACCTTATTTTCAGAAGAAATCAGTGTTGGCCTTTAGCATTGTATCAGGGTTAGATTGTACATTTGCAGATTACAGGAATTCTTTTTAGATTTtattattttcttttatttcCACCAAAGCAGTTGCACATTTTCTGTACATTTTTATTTCCCTGCATTTGTGACTaaaatattattattaatttgacaattttgattaAACATGAGTACTGCATCGATAAGTACCAAGAAACAAAGTCAACCAGCGCGGCAACGTCGTCAACCAAAGCAAGAACAACAGttacaaccacaacaaaatcaaactcaacCATCTCCCTCGCGTTATAATGAAACACCGCGTGTTGCCGGTAGCGGTTATCCGTATCCCAGTGCAAGTGTAAATGGTGGTGCAGGCACCCATACTTATTCGCATTTGCAGGAGAGGAATCCATCGGCATCATATGTACCAACTACGAGTAATCCACCAGATGCAGAAAGATTGCAACAAGGACAACAGTTCAAATCTGAACCTCACCATGGACATCAGCCACCGGTTTACCATCAGTACCCTCCACAACCAACTTATCTTTCCCAAGATATTTTTCACCCtaatcaaccacaacagcaacaacagccacCTCACCCAGGTGTGATGGGTCCCCCAGGTCAACCATATCCTGCTCAAGATCACAACTACCAACCTGGGTCTAATGCTGATCCTCAACGACAGGGTCAGCAACCACCACATCAATGGGCTCCTTATCCCCCTAATCCTAATCAGCCGTATTACccaccacaaccacaacttCCCTCAGCCGAAGATGGTAAAGCCGTAcgacaaaaaaagaagccGGGTAGAAAGCCTCGTGCAAAGAAGGATGCACCAGCAGAGTATCCATATGGCAACCCCGGTAGTAATGTAGCATCTGCAGTACCACATCCACCAAATTCGATCCCCCACCCATACCAACACAGCTCAACCATTCCTACTTCCGGAATTACGGTTTCCTCTAGTACCAACTCTTCGAAACTAGTGACTCGGAGATCACGTATGGGATGCCTTACTTGCCGTCAAAGGAAGAAGAGATGTTGTGAATCAAGACCAAAATGCACCGAGTGTGGTAGATTAGGATTGAACTGTGTATGGCCTAAACCAGGAACAGAACACAAGAATAAACCTAAAGATCAAAAGGAGGATGAAAATACTATCGAACATGAGGTTTATGGTAGAATCAAGGTTTTGAGAGGTATCGTTGAGTACAGATCTCAATAAGCAAGGGAATGAGTCGTGTGTTCCAAGTGAGTGGTAAAAATTAgacattcaatttttcatttctttatAAGTGATAACCACCCTTTTCCTTTCGGaatgtttgttgttttttcaTGGTTTTTAgatttcatttttaaagTTGCATCATTTTATATGCAAATGTGGTGTTTTGTATTTATAATCTTTATAGtgtatcaattttgtataGTATGTTCTCTTGTTTTAGAGTAATACTATGTCTTGCATGTGTTTAAGCTGAAAGATGTTGGTGAAGATAGATGTAATTGTCATCGTACATTATCCTAACTATGCATACATTTCCTATTTAGGAAGTCTacttgttttcatttttttctctctgTTTGCTTTCCTCTGACAACGAAacctcaatttcaaccacGTATTATTATCACCATTCtcaatttgcaacacaagGAATACTAAAGTACAATAGATCACACAATCATACAGACACCACTATTTCAATTGACATCACACCCACTACATTCCTTATGTCATTGCAAGCTTCGCCCAGTCTAAGAAATCGTCAGATTTCAGTGTTAGAACGCATGCTTCATTTAAACAAGGATGGTTCAGCTGACTTGACGTTAGCTTCTAAATCGGAGGAAATCATATGGAAGGTTCTTGTTCTTGACCAAAAATCACGTAATATCTTATCTTCAGTCTTGAGAGTCAATGACTTGTTACGATGTGGAATAACTGTTCATGCATTGATTAATCAACAACGTTCAAAATTACCTGATGTACCAGTGATTTACTTTGTCGAACCGAGCAAAGAGAATATTAGCACTATTATTCACGACttgaatgatgataaaTATGACACCTATTATATCAACTTCACATCACACTTGCCACGTGATTTATTAGAAGAATTTGCCAAACAAGTGGCGCTTCTGGGTAAAGCATCAAGAGTAAAACAAGTTTGGGATCAATATTTGGACTTTGTTGTTACTGAGCCTAActtgttttcattaaatttaaacaatattttcacaattttcaacacttcgcaaaccaaagaagaaacaattcATGATTTGGTGGGCACTATTGCTGATGGATTATTGTCATTGATTATAAGCATGGATGTTGTTCCTATAATACGTGCACAGCAACATGGACCTGCTGAATTTGTCGCTCAAGAACTTGACTTGAAATTGCGCGAATACTTGAGTAATACCAAACTGTTGGGCAATGAACATAATACTGCATTGACACAACGTCCAGTTCTAATTCTATTGGATAggaattttgatttggcaTCAATGTTTGCTCATTCATGGATTTATCAATGTATGGTGAGTGATGTTTATCTGTTGAAGAGAAATACCATCAAATTACGCAAAATCACCAAGGATAAGAATGGAGTTGAATCAGAATCGATTAAAAACTATGATATTGATCCTCGTGATTTCTTTTGGAGCAAGTATGCTCAATTGCCATTCCCTGATGTGGTTGAAAATGCCgatgttgaattgaatgcGTATAAGCAAGAGGCCAAGGAGATTACCAACAAAACAGGAATAACATCGTTAGATgatattgatcaaaattCTACCAGCTCAACTGTTAACATTCAACAGGCAGTGGAGAAGCTACCAGAGCTAACCGCAAGAAAAGCAACATTGGATATGCATATGGACATTTTATCAAACTTGATTAATGAATTACAAGCAAAGAATTTGGACAcctattttgaaattgaacagAATGCCGGTGGTAATCATAATGatacaaaaattttgaaagagttTATGGATTTGTTGAGCAACGACGATGCTAAGCAAGATACGTCATTGGACAAATTGCGTACCTTGATTATTTTGACACTTGTTAGTGACCATTTATCACCAGACTACATTTCCAAAGTCAAGTCAATTTTGCTTCAACACTACCCCAACATGGACATGTCAGCATACGACTACATTTTGAACTTCAAAGAACACCTGAAAATTgccaatttgtcaaatttgtcAGACTCATACAGTAGCAATCATTCTGCTAGTGGAGGATTATCATCTACATCATCCAATGTACAAGCTTCCTCAGCTTTACTTAGTGGattatcatcaaaactTTATGGATTAACTGAGGGCCGTATATCAGAAGGACTAAGCTCCATTGCATCAAAGATTAAAAACTTTATTCCTGAGCGAAATTTACTCCCCATTActaaaattgttgaagcaCTCATGGATCCAGCAAACtccaatcaacaatcaattaaCTTAACTGATGAATATTTGTATTTCGATCCTAAATCAAGAGGTGGTGGACATTCAAAACCACCAAAGAGACAATCGTATAGTGATCTgattgtgtttgttgttggaggTGGTAATTACTTGGAATATGTTAACTTAACTGAATGGAGTGGCCAGCATGGGGATGGCGAAGCT is part of the Candida orthopsilosis Co 90-125, chromosome 2 draft sequence genome and harbors:
- a CDS encoding Czf1 transcriptional regulator (transcriptional regulator of white-opaque switching frequency in C. albicans), producing the protein MSTASISTKKQSQPARQRRQPKQEQQLQPQQNQTQPSPSRYNETPRVAGSGYPYPSASVNGGAGTHTYSHLQERNPSASYVPTTSNPPDAERLQQGQQFKSEPHHGHQPPVYHQYPPQPTYLSQDIFHPNQPQQQQQPPHPGVMGPPGQPYPAQDHNYQPGSNADPQRQGQQPPHQWAPYPPNPNQPYYPPQPQLPSAEDGKAVRQKKKPGRKPRAKKDAPAEYPYGNPGSNVASAVPHPPNSIPHPYQHSSTIPTSGITVSSSTNSSKLVTRRSRMGCLTCRQRKKRCCESRPKCTECGRLGLNCVWPKPGTEHKNKPKDQKEDENTIEHEVYGRIKVLRGIVEYRSQ
- a CDS encoding Sly1 protein (S. cerevisiae homolog SLY1 has role retrograde vesicle-mediated transport, Golgi to ER, fusion with Golgi apparatus, positive regulation of SNARE complex assembly, ER to Golgi vesicle-mediated transport) encodes the protein MSLQASPSLRNRQISVLERMLHLNKDGSADLTLASKSEEIIWKVLVLDQKSRNILSSVLRVNDLLRCGITVHALINQQRSKLPDVPVIYFVEPSKENISTIIHDLNDDKYDTYYINFTSHLPRDLLEEFAKQVALSGKASRVKQVWDQYLDFVVTEPNLFSLNLNNIFTIFNTSQTKEETIHDLVGTIADGLLSLIISMDVVPIIRAQQHGPAEFVAQELDLKLREYLSNTKSLGNEHNTALTQRPVLILLDRNFDLASMFAHSWIYQCMVSDVYSLKRNTIKLRKITKDKNGVESESIKNYDIDPRDFFWSKYAQLPFPDVVENADVELNAYKQEAKEITNKTGITSLDDIDQNSTSSTVNIQQAVEKLPELTARKATLDMHMDILSNLINELQAKNLDTYFEIEQNAGGNHNDTKILKEFMDLLSNDDAKQDTSLDKLRTLIILTLVSDHLSPDYISKVKSILLQHYPNMDMSAYDYILNFKEHSKIANLSNLSDSYSSNHSASGGLSSTSSNVQASSALLSGLSSKLYGLTEGRISEGLSSIASKIKNFIPERNLLPITKIVEALMDPANSNQQSINLTDEYLYFDPKSRGGGHSKPPKRQSYSDSIVFVVGGGNYLEYVNLTEWSGQHGDGEASRNGGGGVSGSTGGAGAIGEKGRFNVIYGSTDILSATEFLKECEQLSKN